One genomic window of Pseudoxanthomonas sp. includes the following:
- a CDS encoding TetR/AcrR family transcriptional regulator: MEERRKHIKATEPAAPARKPGRPRVIGDDERRRSILQGAQEAFVELGFARTTTADVAARAKVSKRSIYEVFADKTELFAAVIGQYQHLVLDLPRPEGEELPLLETLVRIFRLDIDDEAERAREAMLNLIVRESVLFPELSDYLYEHGVLRSREALIEWLQWEAARGRLPGGDPMVHAGMLMDIVFGALLPRRRLKHAPERARRNEHIKQRLEIFLCGIGSAGS, translated from the coding sequence ATGGAAGAACGCCGGAAGCACATCAAAGCGACGGAGCCAGCAGCGCCTGCCCGCAAGCCCGGAAGGCCCAGGGTAATCGGAGATGACGAACGCCGCCGATCCATTCTCCAGGGCGCGCAGGAAGCCTTCGTCGAGCTGGGTTTCGCGCGGACGACCACGGCCGATGTCGCCGCCCGTGCCAAGGTCTCGAAGCGCTCGATCTACGAGGTCTTCGCCGACAAGACCGAACTGTTCGCGGCCGTCATCGGCCAATACCAGCACCTGGTCCTGGACCTGCCGCGGCCAGAAGGCGAGGAACTTCCGTTGCTGGAGACGCTGGTCCGGATCTTTCGCCTGGACATTGACGATGAGGCTGAGCGCGCGCGCGAGGCGATGCTCAACCTGATCGTCCGCGAGTCCGTGCTGTTTCCCGAGCTGTCCGATTACCTGTACGAACACGGGGTCCTCCGCTCGCGCGAGGCGTTGATCGAATGGCTGCAATGGGAAGCGGCACGCGGCCGCCTGCCGGGCGGGGATCCGATGGTGCATGCCGGCATGCTGATGGATATCGTTTTTGGCGCGCTGTTGCCAAGAAGAAGGCTCAAGCACGCCCCTGAGCGCGCGCGCAGGAACGAGCACATCAAACAGCGGCTTGAAATCTTCCTGTGCGGTATTGGATCTGCCGGTTCATGA
- a CDS encoding YkgJ family cysteine cluster protein — translation MHPCLTCGACCATFRVSLHWSESDPDLGGGVPAGLTEKIDAHRVAMRGTWEQRPRCVALEADIGRHSRCSIHPVRPSVCREVEASWESGVISAQCDKARATHGLPALTPADW, via the coding sequence ATGCATCCCTGCCTGACCTGCGGCGCCTGCTGCGCCACCTTCCGCGTCAGCCTGCATTGGTCGGAAAGCGATCCCGACCTGGGTGGTGGCGTGCCGGCAGGCCTGACCGAGAAGATCGACGCCCATCGCGTGGCCATGCGCGGCACCTGGGAACAACGCCCGCGCTGCGTGGCCCTGGAAGCGGACATCGGCCGCCATTCGCGCTGCTCGATCCACCCGGTACGCCCCAGCGTGTGCCGTGAAGTCGAAGCCTCGTGGGAATCGGGCGTGATCAGCGCGCAATGCGACAAGGCGCGTGCGACGCATGGACTGCCGGCGCTCACGCCCGCGGATTGGTGA
- a CDS encoding alpha/beta fold hydrolase, which produces MAELPGYPFTPKRFEVRPGIAMSYLDEGPRDGEVVVMLHGNPSWSYYWRNLVSGLRDRYRCIVPDHVGMGLSDKPDDGGGLAHPHGTATPNYDYTLASRVEDLQALLRHAGIDDATPVTLAVHDWGGMIGFGWALSHAAQVKRLVITNTAAFPLPAAKPMPWQIALGRDSLFGSFIIRAFNAFSGGASWVGVRKKMPADVRRAYVSPYDTWANRISTVRFMQDIPLSSADRAWALLEAAGKALPSFADRPAFIGWGLKDFVFDKHFLAGFRAALPDAQVTAFDDAGHYVLEDKAAELVPAIRAFLDTHPLPPR; this is translated from the coding sequence ATGGCAGAGCTTCCCGGTTATCCCTTCACCCCCAAACGCTTCGAAGTGCGTCCTGGCATCGCCATGTCGTACCTGGACGAAGGTCCGCGCGATGGCGAGGTGGTGGTGATGCTGCACGGCAATCCGTCGTGGAGTTATTACTGGCGCAACCTGGTGAGCGGGTTGCGCGACCGTTACCGCTGCATCGTGCCCGACCACGTCGGCATGGGCTTGTCGGACAAGCCTGACGATGGCGGTGGCCTGGCGCATCCGCACGGCACGGCCACGCCCAATTACGACTACACGTTGGCTTCGCGCGTGGAAGACTTGCAGGCGCTGTTGCGCCATGCCGGGATCGACGATGCCACGCCGGTGACCCTGGCCGTGCACGACTGGGGCGGCATGATCGGTTTCGGCTGGGCGTTGTCGCATGCCGCGCAGGTCAAGCGGCTGGTGATCACCAACACCGCGGCGTTCCCGCTGCCGGCGGCCAAGCCGATGCCATGGCAGATCGCGCTGGGGCGTGATTCGCTGTTCGGCTCCTTCATCATCCGCGCGTTCAACGCGTTCTCCGGCGGGGCCTCGTGGGTGGGCGTGCGCAAGAAGATGCCGGCCGATGTGCGCCGCGCCTACGTGTCGCCCTACGACACCTGGGCCAACCGCATCTCGACCGTGCGCTTCATGCAGGACATTCCACTGTCTTCTGCAGATCGCGCCTGGGCGTTGCTGGAAGCGGCGGGCAAGGCGTTGCCGTCCTTCGCCGACCGCCCGGCATTCATCGGCTGGGGGCTGAAGGACTTCGTGTTCGACAAGCATTTCCTGGCCGGCTTCCGTGCGGCGTTGCCCGATGCGCAGGTCACGGCCTTCGACGATGCGGGGCATTACGTGCTGGAAGACAAGGCGGCCGAACTGGTGCCGGCGATCCGCGCCTTCCTGGATACCCATCCGCTGCCGCCGCGCTGA
- a CDS encoding class I SAM-dependent methyltransferase produces the protein MPREVPQGTGPSPIRDPRVLEVIERLNATRRHPQDDAFAGPSRHDADAFADYGFSIHPDQGDLIYLLCRGMGATRVVDFATSIGMSALYFAAAMRDNGGGRVIGAELVQAKVDTARRNLADAGLADYADIRVGDARETLRDLGGPVDFALIDGWPLPEGPSLARQVIEILAPQLRIGGYVLNDNAEPDFLAYIRDPANGFMSVTLPIKRGTELALKIG, from the coding sequence ATGCCACGTGAAGTTCCGCAGGGAACCGGGCCAAGCCCCATCCGCGATCCGCGCGTACTGGAGGTCATCGAGCGCCTCAACGCCACGCGTCGCCATCCGCAGGACGACGCCTTCGCCGGGCCTTCGCGCCACGACGCCGACGCGTTCGCGGATTACGGATTTTCCATCCACCCTGACCAGGGCGACCTCATCTACCTGCTGTGCCGGGGCATGGGCGCAACGCGGGTCGTGGACTTTGCCACTTCCATCGGCATGTCGGCGCTGTACTTCGCAGCCGCCATGCGCGACAACGGCGGTGGACGCGTGATCGGCGCCGAACTGGTCCAGGCCAAGGTTGATACCGCGCGCCGCAACCTTGCCGACGCGGGACTGGCCGACTACGCCGACATCCGCGTCGGTGATGCCCGCGAAACGCTGCGCGACCTCGGTGGCCCGGTCGATTTTGCGCTGATCGACGGCTGGCCATTGCCGGAAGGTCCGTCGCTGGCCCGCCAGGTCATCGAGATCCTCGCGCCGCAACTGCGGATTGGGGGCTATGTGCTCAACGACAACGCCGAGCCAGACTTCCTCGCCTACATCCGCGATCCGGCCAATGGCTTCATGTCCGTCACCCTGCCGATCAAGCGCGGCACGGAACTCGCGCTGAAGATTGGCTGA
- the oleD gene encoding 2-alkyl-3-oxoalkanoate reductase translates to MKILVTGGAGFLGQALCRGLVERGHEVISFQRSHSPALAALGVGQVQGDLVDAHALNHAVAGVEAVFHNAAKAGAWGSYDSYYQPNVVGTQHVLDACRAQGISRLVYTSTPSVTHRATHPVEGLGADEVPYGEDFQAPYAATKTIAEQLVLAANDAQLATVALRPRLIWGPGDHQILPRLVERARSGRLRLVGDGSNKVDTTYIDNAAQAHFDAFDHLMPGSACAGKAYFISNGEPWPMREVLDALLAATGTPPVRKTLSFKAAYRIGVACEALWKVLPLKGEPPLTRFLAEQLCTPHWYSMEPARRDFGYVPRVSMAEGLARLKAAWNAPG, encoded by the coding sequence ATGAAAATCCTGGTCACCGGCGGCGCCGGATTCCTCGGGCAGGCGCTGTGCCGCGGGCTGGTCGAGCGCGGGCATGAAGTGATCAGCTTCCAGCGCAGCCATTCGCCTGCGCTGGCGGCACTGGGCGTGGGCCAGGTGCAGGGTGATCTGGTCGATGCGCATGCGCTCAACCATGCGGTGGCCGGGGTCGAGGCGGTCTTCCACAACGCGGCCAAGGCTGGCGCCTGGGGCAGCTACGACAGTTACTACCAGCCCAACGTGGTCGGAACGCAGCACGTGCTCGATGCCTGCCGCGCGCAAGGCATCAGCCGGCTGGTGTACACCTCCACGCCCAGCGTGACCCATCGCGCCACCCATCCGGTCGAAGGGCTGGGCGCCGATGAAGTGCCCTATGGCGAGGACTTCCAGGCGCCGTACGCCGCTACCAAGACCATCGCCGAGCAGCTCGTGCTGGCTGCCAACGATGCGCAGCTGGCGACGGTCGCGCTGCGGCCGCGCCTGATCTGGGGGCCGGGCGACCATCAGATCCTGCCGCGGTTGGTGGAGCGTGCGCGCAGTGGTCGCCTGCGCCTGGTCGGCGATGGCAGCAACAAGGTCGACACCACGTATATCGACAATGCCGCGCAGGCGCATTTCGATGCGTTCGATCACCTGATGCCGGGTTCGGCCTGCGCGGGCAAGGCGTATTTCATTTCCAACGGCGAACCGTGGCCGATGCGCGAGGTGCTCGATGCCCTGCTGGCTGCCACCGGCACGCCGCCGGTGCGCAAGACGCTGTCGTTCAAGGCGGCGTACCGGATCGGCGTCGCCTGCGAGGCATTGTGGAAAGTGCTGCCGCTCAAGGGCGAGCCACCGTTGACGCGATTCCTGGCCGAGCAGCTGTGCACGCCACACTGGTATTCGATGGAGCCGGCGCGTCGCGATTTCGGTTACGTGCCGCGTGTGTCCATGGCCGAAGGCCTGGCGCGCCTGAAGGCTGCGTGGAACGCGCCGGGTTGA
- the oleC gene encoding olefin beta-lactone synthetase, which yields MTTVCNIAARLPELARERPGQIALRCPGRGGAYGIELTYAQLDARSDAIAAGLGRYGIGRGTRTVVMVRPSPEFFLLMFALFKAGAVPVLVDPGIDRRALKQCLDEAQPEAFIGIPLAQIARLALGWARSAKKIVTAGPKLGWGGATLARIERDGAGAGPQLAATDGEDVAGILFTSGSTGVPKGVVYRHRHFVGQVELLRNAFGMVPGGVDLPTFPPFALFDPALGLTSVIPDMDPTRPAKADPAKLHAAIKRFGVTQLFGSPALMRVLADYGHPLPTVKRVTSAGAPVPPEIVEKIRSLLPDDGQFWTPYGATECLPVAVIEGRELEATREATEHGAGTCVGRAVAPNEVRIIAIDDAAIEDWAGTHEVPAGVVGEITVAGPTATDSYFNRDAATKIAKIRETLADGRARIVHRMGDVGYFDATGRLWFCGRKTQRVETAAGPLYTEQVEPVFNVHGEVRRSALVGVGAAGQQRPVLCFELLPGVPPTQREAVEADLRAIAQRHDTLHGIDTFLCHPAFPVDIRHNAKIGREKLAAWAAQQLEQA from the coding sequence ATGACCACTGTCTGCAATATCGCTGCCCGCCTGCCGGAGCTGGCCCGTGAGCGCCCCGGCCAGATCGCCCTGCGTTGCCCGGGTCGCGGCGGCGCCTACGGCATCGAACTGACCTATGCGCAGCTGGATGCGCGCAGCGATGCCATCGCCGCGGGCCTGGGCAGGTACGGCATCGGCCGCGGCACGCGCACGGTGGTGATGGTGCGGCCCTCGCCAGAATTCTTCCTGCTGATGTTCGCGTTGTTCAAGGCCGGCGCGGTGCCGGTGCTGGTCGATCCGGGCATCGACCGGCGCGCGCTGAAGCAATGCCTGGACGAAGCGCAGCCGGAGGCCTTCATCGGCATCCCGCTGGCCCAGATCGCGCGCCTGGCGCTGGGCTGGGCACGCAGTGCGAAGAAGATCGTGACTGCCGGTCCGAAGCTGGGTTGGGGCGGCGCGACGCTGGCGCGGATCGAACGCGATGGTGCCGGCGCCGGACCGCAGCTGGCGGCCACCGACGGCGAGGACGTGGCCGGCATCCTGTTCACCAGTGGCTCGACCGGCGTGCCCAAGGGCGTGGTCTATCGGCATCGTCATTTCGTCGGCCAGGTTGAACTGCTGCGCAATGCCTTCGGCATGGTGCCTGGTGGGGTCGACCTGCCGACGTTCCCGCCGTTTGCGCTGTTCGATCCGGCGCTGGGGCTGACCTCGGTCATCCCCGACATGGACCCGACGCGTCCGGCCAAGGCCGATCCGGCCAAATTGCATGCGGCGATCAAGCGCTTCGGCGTGACCCAGCTGTTCGGCTCGCCCGCGCTGATGCGGGTGCTGGCCGACTATGGCCATCCGCTGCCCACGGTGAAACGGGTGACCTCGGCCGGCGCGCCGGTGCCACCGGAAATCGTCGAGAAGATCCGCAGCCTGCTGCCTGACGATGGCCAGTTCTGGACGCCTTACGGCGCCACCGAATGCCTGCCCGTTGCGGTGATCGAAGGCCGCGAGCTGGAAGCCACGCGCGAAGCCACCGAGCACGGCGCCGGCACCTGCGTCGGTCGTGCGGTCGCGCCGAACGAAGTCCGCATCATCGCCATCGACGATGCCGCGATCGAAGACTGGGCCGGCACGCATGAGGTGCCGGCCGGCGTGGTCGGCGAGATCACCGTGGCCGGCCCGACCGCGACCGACAGCTACTTCAACCGCGATGCCGCCACGAAGATCGCCAAGATCCGCGAGACGCTGGCCGATGGCCGCGCGCGCATCGTGCATCGCATGGGCGATGTCGGTTACTTCGATGCGACCGGGCGGCTGTGGTTCTGCGGGCGCAAGACCCAGCGCGTGGAGACCGCGGCCGGGCCGCTGTACACCGAGCAGGTCGAGCCGGTTTTCAACGTCCACGGCGAAGTGCGTCGCAGTGCGCTGGTCGGTGTCGGCGCAGCCGGGCAACAGCGGCCGGTGTTGTGCTTCGAACTGCTGCCGGGCGTGCCACCCACGCAGCGCGAAGCGGTGGAGGCCGACCTGCGCGCCATCGCGCAGCGGCACGACACGCTGCATGGCATCGACACCTTCCTGTGCCATCCGGCCTTCCCGGTGGACATCCGCCACAACGCCAAGATCGGGCGTGAGAAGCTCGCCGCCTGGGCGGCGCAGCAACTGGAGCAAGCATGA
- a CDS encoding GNAT family N-acetyltransferase, producing MSAARLRAIGEDDFPALLALNNLHAAELSWQTPAQFAALLRQACWTRTAGDGEALLVALDQDADYDNPNFAWLKARFARFIYIDRVVVAQSLQGQGVAGALYRELQTQARAWDHASLVCEINLDPPNPASVAFHRRLGFAQIGQADLANGKRVGYYVCPL from the coding sequence ATGAGCGCAGCACGCTTGCGCGCGATTGGCGAAGACGATTTTCCTGCGCTGCTGGCACTCAACAACCTGCATGCTGCCGAACTGTCGTGGCAGACGCCGGCGCAGTTCGCCGCGCTGCTGCGGCAAGCGTGCTGGACCCGAACGGCAGGCGACGGCGAAGCGCTGTTGGTTGCGCTGGACCAGGATGCGGATTACGACAACCCGAACTTCGCCTGGCTGAAGGCGCGGTTCGCACGCTTCATCTACATCGATCGCGTGGTGGTGGCGCAGTCACTGCAGGGCCAGGGCGTGGCGGGTGCGCTGTATCGCGAGCTGCAAACCCAGGCGCGCGCCTGGGATCATGCATCGCTGGTGTGCGAGATCAACCTGGACCCACCGAATCCGGCGTCGGTGGCGTTCCATCGGCGCCTGGGTTTCGCGCAGATCGGCCAGGCCGACCTGGCCAATGGCAAGCGAGTGGGTTACTACGTCTGCCCACTCTGA
- a CDS encoding 3-oxoacyl-ACP synthase III, whose translation MLFQNVSIAGLAHVDAPNTLTSKEINARLQPTFDRLGIKTDVLNDVAGVHERRLWDDETQASDAATMAARKALVDAGIGADRVGLLVNTSVSRDYLEPSTASIVSGNLGVGDHCMAFDVANACLAFINGMDIAARMIERGEIEYALVVDGETANLVYEKTIERMTAPDVTEQQFRDELAALTLGCGSVAMVMARRELVPDAPVYKGGVTRSATEWNKLCRGNLDRMVTDTKMLLIEGMKLAQKTFVAARQALGWAVDEIDQFIIHQVSRPHTQAFVKTFGIDPKKVMTIFGEHGNIGPASVPIVLSKLKELGRLKKGDRIALLGIGSGLNCTMAEVVW comes from the coding sequence ATGCTTTTCCAGAACGTCTCCATCGCGGGACTGGCGCACGTCGATGCGCCCAACACGCTGACTTCCAAGGAAATCAACGCGCGCCTGCAGCCGACTTTTGATCGGCTGGGCATCAAGACCGACGTGCTGAACGATGTGGCCGGCGTGCACGAGCGCCGCCTGTGGGACGACGAAACCCAGGCTTCCGATGCCGCGACGATGGCTGCCCGCAAGGCGCTGGTCGATGCCGGCATCGGCGCCGACCGCGTCGGCCTGCTGGTCAACACCTCGGTCAGCCGCGACTACCTGGAGCCGTCCACCGCCTCCATCGTCTCGGGCAACCTGGGCGTGGGCGACCACTGCATGGCCTTCGACGTGGCCAATGCCTGCCTGGCCTTCATCAACGGCATGGACATCGCCGCGCGCATGATCGAGCGTGGCGAGATCGAGTACGCGCTGGTGGTCGATGGCGAAACCGCCAACCTGGTCTATGAGAAGACCATCGAGCGCATGACCGCGCCGGACGTGACCGAACAACAGTTCCGTGACGAGCTGGCGGCCCTGACCCTGGGCTGCGGTTCGGTGGCCATGGTGATGGCGCGCCGCGAGCTGGTGCCCGATGCGCCGGTGTACAAAGGCGGCGTGACCCGCTCGGCCACCGAGTGGAACAAGCTGTGCCGCGGCAACCTGGACCGCATGGTCACCGACACCAAGATGTTGCTGATCGAAGGCATGAAGCTGGCCCAGAAGACCTTCGTGGCCGCGCGCCAGGCGCTGGGCTGGGCGGTGGACGAGATCGACCAGTTCATCATCCACCAGGTCAGCCGCCCGCATACCCAAGCGTTCGTGAAGACCTTCGGCATCGACCCGAAGAAGGTCATGACCATCTTCGGCGAGCACGGCAACATCGGTCCGGCCTCGGTGCCGATCGTGCTGAGCAAGCTCAAGGAGCTGGGCCGCCTGAAGAAGGGCGACCGCATCGCCCTGCTGGGCATCGGCTCGGGCCTGAACTGCACGATGGCCGAAGTGGTGTGGTGA
- a CDS encoding DUF4156 domain-containing protein: protein MRLIALAALLPLLSACTWVELSPQASAIKVIPAGNPSSCQKLGEVAVSVKDKVAFYERNQVKVRDELETLARNESLTLQADTIQPLTQPVDGEQRFAAFRCR, encoded by the coding sequence ATGCGCCTGATCGCCCTCGCTGCCCTGCTGCCCCTGCTGTCCGCCTGCACCTGGGTGGAGTTATCGCCCCAGGCCAGTGCGATCAAGGTCATTCCCGCCGGCAATCCCAGCAGCTGCCAGAAGCTGGGCGAGGTGGCGGTTTCGGTGAAGGACAAGGTGGCCTTCTACGAACGCAACCAGGTCAAGGTCCGCGACGAGCTGGAAACCCTGGCCCGCAACGAATCCCTGACCCTGCAGGCCGACACGATCCAGCCATTGACCCAGCCGGTGGACGGCGAGCAGCGCTTCGCCGCGTTCCGCTGCCGCTGA
- a CDS encoding cupin domain-containing protein, producing MARPTLSAALASALALACVPALAEVHARQDLQVIDKPHLGGGTGTVHGQFAFTRDKAPADHALREISWLTIAPGDSIGTHTHAKDEDAYVIVSGTGTFTDADGKQVPVKAGDITVVYEGQSHGLVNIGTEPLVLVDVLAAK from the coding sequence ATGGCCCGTCCCACCCTTTCCGCAGCGCTGGCTTCGGCCCTGGCGCTGGCCTGCGTGCCTGCACTGGCTGAAGTCCATGCCAGGCAGGATCTGCAGGTGATCGACAAACCGCACCTGGGCGGCGGCACCGGCACCGTGCACGGCCAGTTCGCTTTCACCCGTGACAAGGCGCCGGCCGATCATGCGCTGCGCGAGATCAGCTGGTTGACCATCGCCCCGGGCGACTCGATCGGCACCCACACCCATGCCAAGGACGAAGATGCCTACGTGATCGTGTCAGGCACCGGCACCTTCACCGATGCCGATGGCAAGCAGGTGCCGGTCAAGGCCGGCGACATCACCGTGGTGTACGAAGGCCAGTCACACGGCCTGGTCAATATCGGTACCGAGCCCCTGGTGCTGGTGGACGTGCTGGCAGCGAAGTAA